From a single Chloracidobacterium thermophilum B genomic region:
- the fliK gene encoding flagellar hook-length control protein FliK, which yields MSSRPTGKPSTPPPTRGFNDLLSQLDELTEGEAPGQPDAATPLGQDFLHDTQAESAGASDHKQTAEDDRKTPTAAEDAARAAMLPTNREIRPEATAEVTPRRILHILDMEKIVATVRTQTFSGNEAQATIQLSHSVLHGLSITLQTDARGRVSAEITATTEAAKRIVDAHARELNELLQARGLDVVSFSTRLAGADAGASSGNGGDGPAASPFGQHQMTDTVAESVETTDATTPAALSGSENIYTA from the coding sequence GTGTCTTCCCGTCCGACCGGCAAACCGTCCACTCCGCCACCGACGCGCGGCTTTAATGACCTGCTCAGCCAGCTCGATGAACTGACCGAAGGCGAAGCTCCCGGCCAGCCTGACGCGGCCACCCCGTTGGGACAGGACTTCCTGCACGACACCCAGGCCGAAAGCGCCGGCGCGTCTGACCACAAACAGACTGCCGAAGACGACCGAAAGACCCCGACCGCCGCCGAGGATGCGGCCCGCGCGGCCATGCTCCCGACCAACCGGGAAATCCGCCCGGAAGCCACGGCCGAAGTGACGCCGCGCCGTATCCTGCACATCCTCGACATGGAAAAAATCGTGGCGACGGTGCGCACGCAGACCTTTTCCGGCAACGAAGCGCAGGCCACGATTCAGCTCAGCCATTCAGTGCTGCACGGGCTGAGCATCACGCTACAAACTGACGCCCGCGGCCGTGTCTCGGCGGAAATCACGGCCACGACCGAAGCCGCCAAGCGCATCGTGGATGCCCACGCGCGCGAACTCAATGAACTGCTCCAGGCGCGGGGTCTCGATGTGGTTTCCTTCTCGACCAGACTGGCCGGCGCGGACGCCGGGGCGTCATCCGGCAACGGCGGCGATGGCCCGGCAGCGTCACCTTTCGGGCAGCACCAGATGACCGACACAGTGGCCGAAAGCGTGGAAACCACGGACGCCACTACCCCGGCGGCGCTGTCCGGCAGCGAGAACATCTACACGGCCTGA
- the queC gene encoding 7-cyano-7-deazaguanine synthase QueC: MSQMSHSSRPAVVLLSGGLDSTTALAIAQAEGFTCHALSFDYGQRHRLELEAARRVAAAFNVARHLVVTFDLRAIGGSALTSDLPVPKDRPLESVGIPPTYVPARNTIFLSFALAWAETLACTDIFLGVNVYDYAGYPDCRPEYLRAYEAMAKLATRAGVEGARPWKIHAPLITLTKAEIIRRGLELGIDYGLTHSCYDPTPEGLACGRCDSCRFRLKGFAEAGATDPLRYAS, encoded by the coding sequence ATGTCGCAGATGAGCCATTCATCCCGCCCGGCAGTCGTTCTGCTGAGCGGTGGACTTGACTCGACCACCGCGCTGGCCATTGCCCAGGCCGAAGGCTTCACCTGCCATGCCCTGTCGTTCGACTACGGACAGCGGCACCGGCTGGAGCTGGAAGCCGCCCGCCGGGTGGCAGCGGCGTTCAACGTGGCCCGCCATCTGGTGGTGACGTTCGACCTGCGCGCCATCGGCGGTTCGGCGCTGACCTCTGATCTGCCCGTACCCAAAGACCGCCCGCTTGAAAGCGTGGGAATTCCGCCAACGTACGTTCCGGCCCGCAACACGATTTTTCTTTCCTTTGCGCTCGCCTGGGCGGAAACCCTGGCGTGCACGGATATTTTTCTGGGTGTCAACGTCTATGACTACGCCGGTTATCCCGATTGCCGGCCGGAATATCTGCGCGCCTACGAAGCCATGGCCAAACTGGCGACCCGCGCCGGCGTTGAAGGCGCCCGGCCGTGGAAGATTCACGCGCCGCTCATCACGCTGACCAAGGCCGAAATCATCCGGCGTGGACTGGAGCTGGGCATAGACTACGGCCTGACACACAGTTGCTATGACCCGACGCCGGAAGGACTCGCCTGCGGCCGCTGTGATAGCTGCCGTTTTCGTCTGAAAGGATTTGCCGAGGCTGGCGCAACCGATCCGCTGCGCTATGCTTCCTGA
- the trpA gene encoding tryptophan synthase subunit alpha, whose product MNRYAARFAALRQAGRKAFIPFTVLGFPDRARCLASIEAMLAGGATALELGIAFSDPIADGPVIQQATHDVLASGFGVDDALALIAQVRQRDADIPIGLLVYHNTVAAREAGRFFADVRAAGADGVLIADLPPEMAHETTAAAKQAGIAPIFMVSPLTDAARLERLAALAEGFLYVVSRLGITGSQTHFDNQLRATLERARAVVDLPLCVGFGVSTPAAAQHMVALGADGVITGSRIIEIIRAAGEDFGPAVEQFCRTMQAAVDGTAVQAV is encoded by the coding sequence ATGAATCGGTATGCCGCGCGGTTTGCCGCGCTTCGCCAGGCTGGACGAAAAGCCTTCATTCCCTTCACCGTTCTCGGCTTCCCTGACCGGGCGCGCTGCCTGGCCAGCATCGAGGCCATGCTGGCCGGCGGCGCGACGGCGCTGGAACTGGGCATTGCCTTCAGTGACCCGATTGCCGATGGGCCGGTCATCCAGCAGGCCACCCACGACGTGCTGGCGTCCGGTTTCGGAGTTGACGATGCGCTGGCGCTCATCGCCCAGGTACGGCAACGGGATGCCGACATTCCCATTGGTCTGCTGGTCTATCACAACACGGTGGCGGCCCGTGAGGCCGGGCGGTTTTTTGCCGATGTACGCGCAGCCGGCGCGGATGGTGTTCTCATTGCCGACCTGCCGCCGGAAATGGCCCACGAGACGACGGCTGCCGCCAAACAGGCCGGCATTGCGCCGATTTTTATGGTCTCTCCGCTGACCGATGCTGCGCGGTTGGAGCGGTTGGCTGCACTGGCGGAGGGCTTTCTCTATGTCGTCTCCCGCTTGGGCATCACCGGCAGCCAGACGCACTTCGACAACCAACTCCGGGCGACGCTGGAGCGGGCGCGCGCCGTTGTGGACCTGCCGCTCTGTGTCGGATTCGGGGTTTCGACGCCGGCGGCCGCGCAACACATGGTGGCGCTCGGCGCGGATGGGGTCATCACCGGCTCGCGGATCATTGAAATCATCCGCGCCGCCGGGGAAGACTTCGGGCCGGCAGTGGAGCAGTTCTGCCGCACGATGCAGGCTGCGGTGGATGGCACGGCCGTTCAGGCCGTGTAG